Below is a genomic region from Leucoraja erinacea ecotype New England chromosome 31, Leri_hhj_1, whole genome shotgun sequence.
agatggtcctttaggaaggagatgaggaggaatttctttagtcagagggtggtgaacctgtggaataatttgccacagacggctgtggaggccaagtcagtggatagttttaagacagagatagattcttgattagtacgcgtgtcaggggttatggggagaaggcaggagaatggggttaagagggagatggatcagccatgtgaatgggccgaatgacctaattctgctccaatcacttatgacctaatgatatATGAAGGGCAGATCATTCTTAACCTTGATGCAGTAGATTCTGATTGACGTCACTCAGTATAGTGACCCTGCTGTTACCCAATGTTAAGTGCAGGCCTTGCTCGATGTTCTGCTGAGCAATACTGTACCTCTTCTCACTAGGTCATTGTAGTCAAGCTCCTTAAGCTAGACCAATGTATCTTAGAAGACAAGGGAAATAAATACAATTTCACTGGCAGGATGCCTCGGTGTAGAGTAAAGATTGCACAGGATGGCCATCTTTCACACAACACGGAAATAAacaaagaatgctggagtaactcagcgggacaggcagcatctctggaaagcggaatgggtgacgtttcgggtcaacacccttcttcaaactgagggtcaggggagagggagactagagatatgggtGGGTAAGGTGCGAAACATGACAGATCAAAGGCAATGttgatcaagaaaaatgtagaatggttcattgttagctgagtggAAGgtaacaatgaggcatacaatttAATCAGCTGaagagtgaaactagtcggagaactacgaagttggagggacggagagagagggaaagcatgggttacatgaagttggtgaaatcaatattcatttgtAATCACGTACAGATGTTTGAACAAATGGGCTTAAAACATTCCGTTCACTAGAGTACAGGAGGCAGTGTGTTGGTGGCAGTGAATAGGCTGCCTGGATTTAAACTACAAACGACTGCAAGAGTCTCTTGACACTGGCAAACGTGAATTATTAATGCAATGGACACAGTAACTAAAACACCTCCCCCCTATAGATATATAATTGTCAGTTCTGTTAAGAATGGAAACAAATTATTGGTCAATCACTCATGACATCATTTTCAGAGACGTGAAATCAACAGTCGTTTTCAGATGAAAAATGTGAAACTCAATCCATACCAGGTAGTTTGCTTACAAAATATTTATTCCACTCTCCTGGAGTCCAGCCAGGCAACTTGGTAATACAACATAGCAGAGGGAGCGGATCGACAGATGTTGCTGAACAATGAGGAAAAGGAGAAACAGGAAGAAAGGAGGATCAGGGACAATTTCTAAACTTAATTTAACATCAGGCTGGATTCATTCTCTCACTTCTTGTCCAACAAATATATCAGCCACGTTTCTGCAAGAATCGCAGGACATAAACTCCACTGTATTTCCAACCTCTGAGAATCTTGAATAATGACCAtccaaacacaatattccaaataccagCCAAAGGGAATCTGTGGAGACATCCACTGATTGAAGTTTCACCAAAACATTAACACATTCGGGGAAGGGCGCGAGGAATCACGAAACCCTTTTCGACTGTGGACTCTAATTACAGAACAATGGAACAACTCGAGGGCGGTCCAGGCCACTGGAGCTGAGGAACATAAATATGCTTGCTTTCAGCTTGTTTCCTTGCCGAGTTCTCTGTGCTTCTCCTCACCAGGGGCCAGCACCAAGTTCTTCATCTGCTCGTTCTGTGCTTGAATAGAGCAACACATCCCCTCACCCAGACAAGAGCTTCCGTTTAACCCAAGCCTCCATCCTTGCAACCGTCCCAATATCCCTGTGACTTGTCTATCTAGGAGTCCATCGACTTGAATGTGAAAGCCAGAGCAGGTAGTTTCAGGGTTCAGTTCACCCGGCAGGCCCGTATCATCAACAATTGGAGGAGAATGAAGACTGGAGACATGATGAGGCCGTACCACAGGTGGGTGCTCTGCTCGACCAGCTTTTGGCACAGCAGCATCTCAAAGACAAACTTGAGGCTGAGAACAGTCAGGATCCAGAAGAGGCGTAGGATAGCCTGCCGTTTCTCACCGTACTGGAAGAGACGGATAGACACAATCATGGTGAAGTAGGTACTCAGCCCATCTGCAGTGAAAAGCGGGATGAAGACGTACCACCAGTCCAGTTGTCCCACAAAGTTGTCCACTTTCACGGCCAGTAGCATGGAAAATACCAGGAAGGCTGCCAGATGCAGCAGCATTTCAAACGTGGCAAAGCCCAACCACTGCACCAACTCACGCAGTGAGAACAGCATTGTGGTGGCGGTGTTGCCTGGGCCCAGAGTGCCCCGAGTCAGTCAACAGTAACCAGGGCTCACATCAGTGCAGCACCAGCTCCTGGTGTCCACTTTCCATAAACAAGCTCTTCATTCATCTTCTGGAACACAACACAAACATGACATTTTAACAGCTGGCAGTCCTCCTAATAATTATATCAGATAATAACATATTCAAAACATGTTTGTGTAGGTAGTTCTGCTAGAATCCTTGTTTCTATAACCCCAATTTGATAGAACGTGCATGATAAATTAGGGAACACCATTTGTATTATGTCGGCCAAATTGGTAACATCATCATTGCAATCGGGAACTACAGAACTACTTAGAAGTTACTATGGAAACTGTCAAGCTGCAAAAAAAACCTTTTAGGGGAATAACCTCCTTGGAATAATTAGACATGACTGACTCTTAACAACGTAGTTGTTACATTAACTGTGGGGTTCCATTAAAATTGACACCAATCACTTCTCTTGGCACTCGTCCAATGATACTCCATTAAACTATCAATCCAGCCATCAGTATTTATAGCTTACACTAAATAAAACAAATGTATTCCTATTAAAAAGATGTGcaatccttcctctagcttcacgatTCGTATCTCTTCAACCTTTTTGTTTCATATCTCTGCTCTAATCCCTGGCCTTTGTTTCAATCACCTGCCTGTAAAAAAAACCCTTGCCTGTACTCACCTATTActtgcctgccccccccccccttttacaactttcttctcccctccccaccataatcagtctgaagacaggtcccaacccaaaatgtcacctttccctattctccagagatgctgccgaacttgctgagctactccagcactgtctccaTTAGTACGAATCCTGGGAGGCAGATTTGCACAACAGGAACAATTGATTGGGAGGAACCGTTACTCACGGGGATTTGGAAAATTAGAGATTATATTAATGAAACATAACAACTTCAAAGAGAGATTGGCAGGGGTTCTTCTGGCTGAGGAGACCAGAAGATGGATCCACCCTCACAAACTAAGAAATCTGCTTCAGTCCCAACAACACAGTGAATGGGCAATAGAGGTAATAGAGGTAAAGTGAATGCAATATGGGaacattgacatagaaacatagacaataggtgagtcagccattcggcccttcaagccagcaccccccattcaatatgatcatagcagatcatccagaatcagtaccccattcctgctttctccccatatcccttgattccgttagccccaagaacaatatctaactctcgcttgaatacatccagtgaattggcctccactgccttctttggcagagaattccacagatacacaactctctatgagtgaaaaagttttgcctcatctcagtcctaaatagcctaccccttattcttaaactgtgaccccggttctggactcccccaacatggaaaacatttttcctgcatctagcctgtccaatcccctaataattttatatgtttctataagaccccctctcatccttctaaattccagtgaatccaagcccagttgaccaattctttcatcatatgtcagtgaaCCTCaatttccctcaatagcaagaatatccttcctctaaactaggagaccaaaattgcacacaatactccaggtgtggtctcaccagggccctgtactgctgcagtaggacctccttgctccgaaactcaaatcctctcgctatgatggccaacatgtcattagctttcttctgctgtacctgcatgcttactttcagtgactgatgtacatggacATTATAAACTTTAGTAGAAAAGTCAAATACTGTTTGTTTAAATGCTGAGAGACAAGTGTTAACAtgtcaggacagaaaggacactgggcctgtactcactggagtttgggaggatgagggggcacttcattgaaacttaccaaaatagtgaaaggcctggacagagtggatgtggagaggatgtttccactagtgggcgagtctagaagCAGAtgtcacatcctcagaataaaaggaagtacctttagagagatgaggaggattttctttagtcagaatgaggtaaatctgtgaaattcattgccacggaaagctgtggaagccaagtcagtgggtatttttaaggcagagattgacagattcttaattagtttgGGTCATGGGGTTattgggaggaggcaggagaatggggttaagagggaaagatagatcagccatgcgtgattgaatggtggtgtagacttgatgaaccgaatggcctaattctactcatataacaaatgaacttatgaagtgctggagtaattcagcggatcaggcagcatccctggagaacatggatagcctcACATGTTACTGAGCAAACGATTATGGTGGCAGTGATTTGTTGGCCTTTATTGAAGAGGTTCTGAGTATAAGggtaaaaatgtttaattgtaaTTACATCGGGAGTCAGTGAGGTGGCATAAATATTCTGTACATTTTTTGTCTGTTTACCTAAAATATGATGTATTCACTGTAGAGTTAGTACATCAAAGATTGACCAGGCTGATTCCCAGGATGGGATGAGGAATGACTGAGAAGGCAGCACTTGTATTCTCTAGAATGTAGAAGAAtgtgaggagatcttattgaaatgtaaaATACAATCAGAGAATGCTCGCCAGATACGAGATGTTCCCCCTGAGTGGGTAGTCCTGAGCCTGGACTTCAAGCATCCAATATGAGACTAAAGGGCCATGGTTTATGTGCAGGTGGATGTGGTGGTCCTGACATTATGCtgagcacacacattgtgggccgaagggcctgttcccgttctGTGGATGTATGCCCCCCCCGCGGGCGACACATTGGAGGccgggacccggcgtgggggttaATGCAGCCCGGGGCGgctcaggcccaggcccaggcccagctcCACCCCGCCCTCGAGTCCGTGCTTACCCGGGGCCAGTCCAGTCCGATCCGATCCGTCGCTCGGGGCCCAGCGCTCCGCCCGGAGCCCACACGCCGCGCCGGGGAGCGGACAGCacggtgtcggtgtcggtgttggggagggggcggggggcggggcgggcggggcggggggggggcggggccggTGTCGGGGGGGTGCCGGGGCCGGTGCCGGGGGGGCGGGGCCGGTGCCGGGGGGGGGGCCGGTGCCGGGGGGCGGGGCCGGGCCGCTGCGGTGACCGGACACTCGACGCTGCCGGACCGACAGGAGGGGGCGCGCCGTCAGTGCGCAGGCGCGCGGGGAGCTCGCCTCTCGCGACACCGAATGCCGGGctgctgcgcatgcgcactgggaGCCGTCAGGTCACGGTCGGTggtgagaggggtgtgtgtgaaggggtgtgtggagagaggtgtgtggggatggggtgtgtaggggtggggtgtgtaggggtgggggtgatgggtaggggtgggggtgatgggtaggggtgggggtgtaGGGGTGTAGGTGTGATGGGTGGGGTGtgtaggggtggggggtgtagggtgtgtaggggggtgtaggggtggggggtgtaGGTGTGATGGGGGTGATGGGTGCCAAGTGCGATATATATTTAATTATTGACAATAGATGGCATCAGCTAGCAGCATGAAGCCGTGTGTGTAGTTCTGTCTGGATCTGTCACTGTCTTGCTGCTGTTTTGCAGATGGTAATACGGAGGCTGCTGGTGTTGTTTGGCAGTCAGACTGGCACAGCGCAGGATGTGGCTGAGCGGATCGGCAGAGAAGGAGTGCGGCGCCACTTTGTGTGCAGAGTGTTGCCGCTGGATAGCTACACAATAGTGAGTAGCGGTGACTGGTAAATGAGCTGGACAAGGCTGACCTTCACTTAAAGTGCTACCAAATATTGTTTCTCTGCTGTGATCACTGCTTGAGGTGCTGTGGTTTATTAGGGGCATGCTTACTCAAAAAAATAGATCTGCCAGTATTATAGCACTTcaataggtgtgtgtgtgcgtgcgcctgtgtgtgtgcctgcatgtgtgtgtgtgcgcctgcatgtatgtgtgtctgtctgcatgtgtgtgtgcctgcttgtgtgtgtgcctgcttgtgtgtgtgcgtgcctgcgtgtgtgtgtgtctgcgtgtgtgtgtgtgtgtgcctgcttgtgtgtgtctgcgtgtgaagTG
It encodes:
- the tmem203 gene encoding transmembrane protein 203; translated protein: MLFSLRELVQWLGFATFEMLLHLAAFLVFSMLLAVKVDNFVGQLDWWYVFIPLFTADGLSTYFTMIVSIRLFQYGEKRQAILRLFWILTVLSLKFVFEMLLCQKLVEQSTHLWYGLIMSPVFILLQLLMIRACRVN